TTCGTAGGCGAGGAATCAATATCTGATGGAGTGGCATGGAATGCCGCCGGAGGTGAACACTGCGCGGCTGATGCTGGGTGCCGGGCCGGCACCCATGCTCCAGGCTGCCGCGGGGTGGGAAGCCCTGGCGATATCCCTCGAGACTCAGGCCGATGAACTGGCCGCGAGTCTGGCTGCCCTGACATCGGTATGGAGTGGTTCAGCCAGTGAGCGGGCCGTCTCCTCGACCATGCCGATGGTCACCTGGCTGAGGACGGTGTCCGCGCAGGCGATGAAGCGGGCGATGCAGGCCATCGCGCAGGCCAACGCCTACACCACCGCGATGGCGACCACGCCTCCGCTGGCGGAGATCGAGCAGAACCACATCACCCACGCGGTGCTCGAGGCCACCAACTTCTTCTGGGTCAACACCATCCCGATCGCATTGAACGAGATCGATTACTTCGTGCGGATGTGGAATCAGGCCGCCGGGGCGATGGACGTCTACCAGGCCGAAACCCTGCTGAACCTGATGTTCGAGCTGATCGCGCCGCCGAAGCCGGTCGTGATGCCCGGCGTCGGCGAGAGCGGGGCGGCCGCGGCGCTGGCATCGGCGGCGGCCATGGCGCCCGCGGCCGCGATTCGCAACGCCGCGATCGCGCAGGTCAGCGCGCAGGGCAAGGCCGAGTCGGTCGCCCTTATCGCCGGCCAGGCCGCCGGACAGGCCAGCATGGCCGAGCAGCGCGCGCAAGGCTCCGTTCAGCGCGCGGACAACGAGGTTCAGCAGACCGGCCAACAGAGCCAACTACCGCAGCAGGGCATGCAGATGGGCATGCAGATGGCGTCGCAAATCGGATCGGCTGTCGGTCAGATTCCGCAGCAGGCCAGCCAGATGATCATGCAGCCGATGCAGCAGCTGACGCAGCCACTGCAGCAGGTGTCATCGCTGTTCAGCAGCCTGGGCGGCGCTGACAAGGCCCAAATTGGCCTGATCGGTGCCAGTCCGCTGTCCAATCATCCATTGGCCGGCGGCTCGGGTGCGGGCTCGGGTGCCGGGCTGGTCCGTGCGGCGTCGCTGCCCGGCGCGGGTGGCACAGCGCCACGAACCCCGTTGTTGGCCAACCTGATCGGCGAGAGCAAGCCCTTGGTGTCGACCGGTGCCGCCGCGGGTGCGGGCGGTATGGGTCTGGCGCCCGTCGGAGCAGGCGGGGGGATGGGCCCGATGGGAGCGATGGGCCAACGTGGGAAGAGCGGCGGGTCCAAGCAGGGGTTGACGGCGCCGTCCGTGCTGCCCCAAGACCTCAGCGAAGACGAAGAAGACGACTGGTAACCACAGACTTCCCGGTCCCGTGACCGGAAAGACTCGCCATCGCGTGGTGAGGACACAGGAAAGAGAAAAGGAAGCACACAATGCCAGCAGGAATGGAAACCGATGCTGCTGTCCTCGCCAAAGAGGCCGGCAACTTCGAACGAATCTCGGGTGAGCTCCAGGCCATCATGAGTCAGGTCGACGCCACCGCGAATGGCCTTCGGCCGGCGTGGCAGGGCGATTCAGGTACTGCCGCCCAGGCGGCGCTGGTCCGCTACCAGGAGGCGGCCCAGACCCAGCGCACGTTGTTGGACGAAATCAGCATGAATATCCACAGTTCGGGCACGGACTACACGGCCACTGACACCGATCAAGCTTCGGTGGTGCAGACCGCAATGACCAATATGGGCATCTGACCCAGATCAATCGCAGAGGAAGGACAGAGGATGAGCTCTACTGGACAGCAGGTATGGAATTTCGGCGCGATTGAGGGCGGGGCCGGCGAGGTCGGAGGCGCCGCCGCGCGAGTGCACGGGCTACTCGATGAGGGTAAGGCGTCGCTGGCGGCGCTCCAGTCGGTCTGGGGCGGCAGCGGTTCCGAGGCTTACCTAGCCGTGCAGACGCGCTGGGACAACACGTCTCTTGAGTTGAACACAGCGCTCCAACAACTGGGCCATGCCATCAGTGAGGCTGGCATGACCATGGCCCAAACCGAAGCGGCCGTTACCGCAAAGTTCGTCTAGCACGACGGCGCACGCAGGTGGGCGAGGGTGCCGCCCAAAGGGGCCCGTCAACCCCGCCCACCGCGTGCGCCGTGACTTCTAGCAATGAGAGGTACTCATGTCGGCAGATTATGACCGGCTTTTCCACGCTTCAGGGTCCTCGGTGGACGCTATGCCGACAGCCGACGACGCGGATCGCGATGTCGCCGTCACCGGCCCTGGCCGTAGCGAAGTGACACCGCCGGCGATGCCCGTCGATCCGAACAAGACTCAGGCCGCCGCCGCGCCGGCACCGCGCCAGACTGAGGTCACGACGCAGATGCCGGCCGCACGCCCGGCCGCGCCGCAGCGCCCGCAGCCCAACGGGATGATGCGGACACCGAAGGCGACCGGACCGGCAGGTGCCCGCTTCGAACAACAGCGGCCGGCGCCGATACCCGCCCCACGGCCGGCACCTGCACCCGCGCCGTCGCAGCACTTCGCCGAAAGCCCTTCCGACATGGATTTGGTGCGTCGCGTGGGCCAGCCCGCGCAGACGTCGGCGGCGACGATCGGCAACCATCGCGCCATCGATGCGCTGTCGCACGTCGGCGTGAAGTCCGCGGTGAAGATGCCTTCGCAGCGCGGCTGGCGGCACCTGCTGTACCTGCTGACGCGTATCAATCTCGGGTTGTCACCCGACGAGCTCTACGAGATGGATCTGCACACCCGGATCCGCCGAAATGCGCGCGACTCGTATCAGATTGGCGTCTTCGGGTTGAAGGGCGGTGTCGGCAAGACCGCCATCACCGTCTCGCTGGGTTCTGCGCTGAGCAAGGTGCGCGGCGACCGGATCTTGGCCATCGACGCGGACCCGGACGGCGGCAACCTCGCCGATCGCGCGGGACGGCAGTCGGCGGCGACGATCGCAGATCTGCTGTCGGACAAGGAACTTGCGCGGTACAACGACATTCGCGCGTATACGAGCATGAACGGCTCGAACCTCGAGGTCCTGTCGTCCGACGATTACAGCGCCGCGCGCCGAGAGTTCGACGACGAGGACTGGAAAGAAGCGACGAGCATCGTCTCGCGTTACTACAACCTGGTGTTGGCCGACTGCGGCGCCGGGCTGTTCCAGCCCGCTGCTCGCGGCGTGCTTTCGACGGTTTCCGGTCTGGTGATCGTGGCGAGCGCCTCGATCGACGGTGCACGTCAGGCCGCGATCACCATGGACTGGTTGCGGCAGAACGGATATCAGGATCTGCTGGGCCGCTCGTGCGTGGTGATCAACCACGTGGTGCCGGGCAAGCCAAACATCGATATCGAGGATCTGGTGCAGCAGTTCGAGCGCCATGTCCCGCCGGGGCGAGTCATAGTGTTGCCGTACGACAAGCACATCGCGGCAGGCACCGAGATCCAACTCGACCTGCTCGGTAAGGACTTCCGGCGCCGGGTCATCGAGTTGGCCGCGGCCTTGTCCGACGACTTCGACAGGCTCGAACGGCGTTGACCTCCACCGCCGCCGCAGCACCGGCGTCGGGTGTGACGCCTGGCCGCCCGTCGACCACACGCGTGACGATCCTGACCGGTCGGCGGATGACCGACCTGGTGCTGCCGGCGTCGGCACCGATCGAAACGTACATCGATGAGACGGTTTCGGTGCTGGCCGAGCTACTCGAGGACACGCCGAAGGATGTCCTCGCCGGGTTCGACTTCTCGGTGCAGGGGGTGTGGGCGTTCGCGCGCCCGGGCGCACCGCCGCTGAGATTCAACGAGTCGTTGGATGACGCGGGTGTGGTCGACGGGTCGCTGCTGACGCTGGTTTCCGTCAGCCGGACCGAACGTTATCGGCCCCTGGTCGAGGACGTGATAGACGCTATCGCGGTACTTGACGAGTCGCCCGAGTTCGATCGCACCGCATTGAATCGGTTTGTCGGCCTGGCGATTCCATTCACCGCGCTGGCGGTGTCGGTGATGTCGTTGGTGGTATGGAGCCGCAGCGGTCACGCGTGGTGGTGGGCGGTGGCGCTGGCCGTCCTCGGGCTGGGACTGTTGGGCGGCAGCATGCTGGCGACCAACCGGTACCAGAACATCAACATGTCGGAGAGTCTGCTGGTCGCGTCGATACCCACACTGGCGGCAGCGGCGGCGCTCGCCGTCCCGCTGCCGATCGGCTACGGCGGGCTCGGCGCGCCGCAAGCCGCGGGTGCGGCCGCGGTGGTGTTGTTGTTGACGCTGGCGACCCGAGGCGGACCGCGCAAAAGGGCCGAGCTGGCTTCGTTCTTGGCGGTCGCGTCCATCGCGGGGTCCGCGGCGGCTGTCGCGTTCGGTTATGGATGGCAATACTGGGTGCCCGCCGGCGCAATTGCATTCGGCCTGATCGTCGTGACCAACGCGGCCAAGCTGACCGTTGCGGTGGCTCGGATCGCGCTGCCGCCGATTCCCGCACCCGGCGAAACCGTCGGCAGCGAGGAACTTCTCGACCCGGTCGCCGCTCCCATCGGCGACGAGTCACCGACGTGGCAGGCGATAATCGAGTCTGTGCCGGACTCCGCTGCGCGGCTGCACGAGCGCAGCCAGTTGGCGACGCGGTTGCTTATCGGGTTCGTCACCGCGGGTGCGCTGGTGTTGGCGATCGGCGCGATCACCGTTGTGGTGCAGGGACATTTCTTCGTCCACAGCATGATCGTCGCGGGCCTCGTCACGTCGATCTGCGGCTTCAGGTCTCGGCTCTACGCCGAACGCTGGTGTGCGTGGGCGTTGTTGGCGGCGGTTGTCGTGATTCCGACGGGCTTGATGGTGAAGCTGTCGTTGTGGGATCCCGACCGCGCGTGGCTGGTGCTCGCTCTGTATGTGGCGTTGGGAATCGTCACGCTGATCGTCATCGGAGCGGCCAGCAGCGTGCAGCGGGTGTCGCCGGTGACCAAGCGAATCCTCGAATTGGTCGACGGTGCCGCGATTGCGGCGATCATCCCGTTGCTGTTGTGGATCGCCAGCGTGTACGACCTCCTGCGAAATTTGAGGTTCTGATTGCGAGGGGAGCGAGCGATGAGCGGTAACCTACCCGGGTTCGATCCCGAGGTGCTGCGCACTGCGACAGTGGCTTTCGGTGATGCAGCCGACGGTCTGAGCCGCATTCGGGCCGACGAGGTCGTCGGTGATGCCGCCGCGTCGCTGGGTCAGTTGCTCACCGCCGAGTCATGCCGCAGGGCGCAGGAGGGCATCACCGCGGCGCTTACCGAGGCGATCGAGAGTGTGCGGGAGTACAGCGAAAGGCTGGATGACGCTGTGCGTGCCTATTCTCGTCAGGATCAACAGGTCGCCGACGACATCGGCAACGTCGACATCCCGAGCTGACATCATCACAGAGGCACCCCGGCACTGTCCTTGAATGCTGCGAAGAACGCGTTGTTCCCGTCTTCGAATCCCTTTGTGCCGATGTAATTCTGCAAATCAAGGTAGTACGTGCGCATGGCGTTGATGGAGAACGTGTTCTCGACCGCAGCGGGTGACATCAGGCGGCCGTCCTGGACGTACTTGCTGACGATCGCGGGGTTGGGATCTGCCGGCACCAGGATGGTCGCGACCCGCACCGCCATTTCGCTGGTTGCCGGGCCGCTGGATGGTGTCGGGATGTCGCTGTCCGCCAGTTCGATCGCGCCATACGCGGCGCCCAGCAGTGAACCCGCTGCCTTGAGGGCGGCAACAGACTCGTCGCTGTCCGGTGGGGCCGCAGCCGCGGCCTCCTCGTACTGCTCGGTGGCGGCGTGTGACGCCTCAACGGCTGTGCGTCCGGCCTCGGGGTCGGCGACGAAGACCGACAGCAGGTTTCGTAATGCCAACGGGTCGTCCGCCATCTGGGCGCGGAGGGAGTCGAACGCGCTCTGGCGACCGCCGACAAGTTGGCCCAGGTGGGGCGCCAGCGCGGTGGCGTAGTCGCGGACCAGCTGTGGATTCATTTGTGCTGCCGCAACTTTCGTGAGACCGAGGAACCCGGAGTCCAGCGCCATCAAGTTGCCATGGTTGGTGATGAGGTACCCGGCCAACGGTGCGGCACCTTGGTTCGCAGCGCCGTCGTCCTCGCCGATCCAGATGAAGCGCGCCCCGGCAGCCGCGCCGTCGTCATCCCATTCGTGCGTCGTCACGGCGTTGAGGACGTCGTCGCCCCGGTCGCTGGTGAGCATGCTGAGCATTTCCGACGGAGAATCTGGTGGCAGCTCCGGAGTGGAAGTGCCGCAGGCAGACACGGCGACGAGAGCTGCTGCGAGGACGCCGAGAGGCCTGATCATCCGCCTGGCTCGAATATGGGGAAACCATCGGCGGTCTCGTCGTCGATGACAGCGTATGTCTCGAGCAGTCGCTGGATCATCAGCGTGTATGCCTGCGGGACACTGCGGAAAGCTTCCGACAGATTGGGCGGGGGCGTCGTCACCCCGTCGTCGGAGATCTCCCAACCTTGGCCCCGCAATTCGCCGACCATGTCCAGCAGCGCCGTACGCGCCGAGTTGAGCTGCCCTCCGCCGGAGGCCAGAACGCCTTGCAGGGTGTGCAGTCTGTCGCGCAGCGCTTCCTGAACGGTGAGGTTCTGCTCACCGCGGGCGATCGCCGCGTCGGCCGCTCCCCCTGTCCAACCGTCACGCAGTTCGGCGAGCGATTCGCGCTGCATCGTGATCAGGTTGTCGAGCTGTGAGGCCATGGCGCCCACGTCGGCGGCAGCCGATACCAGACGCTCCGGCTGTGACGCCTCGACGGCTGAGATGGAAGTGGCCACGAACTGATTATCGCGGGTAAGTAGATGCACTATTTGCAGTTCTTGGAATGCGGCGGCAAACGGTGCGAGAAGGGCTCGCAGATCTACGTACAGTGAGCGAGTGTTGCTGCTGATTCTCCAGGTGGCGCTGCTGGTGTTCATCGCGTCCGGCGTGCTCGCGATCGCGATTGTGTACGTCGTTCGCAGGCGCAAGGTGAGTTATCGGCACAAGATCGATCCAACGCTGGGCACGCTGGGGGAGATGGGCATGGTGCCGCCGACGCCGCTACCGGAGTGGGCGCTCTGGGACGAATCGCAACAGGACGGTCCCGACGATAGGTCCGCGTCGCGCTAGACGGTCGCTTCGGTCGCGATGGCGTCGGACATCAGCACGCTCAGGTGTTGCCAGTAGATCCAGTCGGCAATTGCGGCGCGCTGGTCAGCCGGGTCGACGGTGGTGTGGGCGCGGTACAGGGCTAGTTCCTGCGCATGCTCGGCATAGGTGACGAACGCCTCGATTTGCACGACAGCGCGCTCGGGCGCATTGCTCAGGAGCGGACGGAACACCTCGAACCACAATTGCGCTCGTTTGTCCTCGGGCGCATTGGCATCGGCCTGAGCCGGCGGCAGGAGATCGGGTAGTCCGGTGCTGCTGACCGCGGCGAGCTTGACCGCGGCGTCGGGGGCAATCACCTGGAGGCGGTGCCGACCTTCCATGGTTCCGCTCTCGGGGATGTCGTCGGGGCGCAGAACGATCTTGGGCGCTCCAGGGTCGAACCCCTTGAACTGGTCCTCGGTGGCGATGACGGCGCGAAGGTCGGTGTTGTGGTGTTGAGCCCAACCATGAAGGGCGAGAATCGGATACGTCGTCCAGGTGCCGCGGACCGTCGCGGGGATGCTCTCGTCGGCGGTGGCCATGGTGACTTGTTCGGGCAGGTTCACACCGTCGGGGATGTAGCCGAGGCCGTAGTTGTTGGCGACGACGATGGAGCCGTCCTTCGCGAGGCCGGTGAGCCAGACGAAGCCGACGTCGGTGATGCCGACGTTGAGGGCGGCGGCGATACGTTGGGCGAGCACGGCGGGATCGTTGCCGGGCGAACGACGGCGCAGGGCCCCGGCGGTGGCTGCTGCGGCGGCGGCCTCGCGGTGGGCGCGGGCGGCCGAAACCGGCACGGGCGCAGGGGCTCCCACAGTGGTGGCACCGGCGGCCGCGGTGGGGGGCGGGACGGCTGGCGCGACGGGGCCAGCGGGTGCGACGGGTGCGGCGGGCGGTGGTGTGGCCGGCTGGCCGAGTGGTACGGGCGGTGCGGCTGGAGCACCGGGACTCGGCGCGGGCGCGATGGGCGCTGAAGTCCCGCCGGTCGGACCCGAGGCGGCTGGAGGAGGCGGCGCGGTGGACGCAGGTGCGTCGGGAAGGGCCGGGGAAGCGAGAGGCTGCGGTGTAGGCGCCGAGCCCATCGGTACGGACGGTTGTGTCGGTTGGATGGGTGGCATTTGTGCCGCGGCGCGGGCCGCCGATTCGGCCATGGCGCGGTTGAATTCGGTCAGCTGCTGAGCAGGAGTGGTAGGTGCGGCGCTGGCGGCCGGCGCGCTGGGTGTGGGTGTCGCGGACGGCACCGAAGGACTCGAGGGGCTCGACACCGGGCTGGATGGCGATCCGATACTGGGCGCCGACGGCGCACTGGGAGCGCTTGGCGCGCCTGGTATTCCGGGAAAACCAGGCATGCTGGGAGCTGGTCCCGGAGGTGCTTCGGCGGGCGGTGGCGTGACAGGCGTTGGAGCAGAGGGAGATTCGACTGGCTCTCGGCCGGGCATGTTTGGCGGCGGTGATTCCGGCTGGGACCCGGCCGGCGGCAAAGGGGAAGTAGTCGATTCGATAGGATCGCGATCATAAGCAGTCGAATTCTGGGGAGGCGCGGGCGCACCTTGCTGCGGCGTAAGGGGCGGAGCGCTTGATAGCTCACCATTCAGCGGGCCATTTGAATTCGGAGGCGAAACAGGCGCTTCTCTTGGTGCGTTTTGGCCGAACCATAATGCTTCGGCGTCGGACTGCTTCGGTATCTCCGGCATGACGGCCGGCTCCCCGGAGATACGGGAACCCGCGAGAGAAACAATTCCGGTGAGCTCCGCGTGCATGCGATCCACAAATTCCCGTATCGCCGAGTCTTTGACTTCTTCGGGAACCTTTTCGTTGTTCAATAAATCTTGGATCGCCTGGTTCGCCGCCTCAACGAGGTCGATTATCTCTCGCTTAGCGTTGCCCACTTCGTCGCCACTAGCGTGAAAGAGCTTGGCCGATTCGTCGAGTTTTTGCTCGATGGCTTCGAGATCAGCGATCCGTCGATCAAGAGCGCCCGACGCTGCACGCGCAGCCCCACCGGCCCAGAGGCCAACACCGCCGAACAACTGCGTACGCTGCTGTAGCGCGTCCCCGAGTTGAGTTTTGATGTTGTTCGAGACAGCGCTGAAGGCATCCCCGCAGCTGTGAAGTACATCCTCGTCTACATCCGGCCAGGCTGGTGGATTCGTCATGCCGTAGGGATCAGATGGTTTACCCAGACCCACTGTTATGCCCCAGCCGCTTTGCACGCTTGGTAGATCAGCGAAGTAAGACGACCAGACGTACTCTGCAGGTACGCATCCGCTGATACGTAAGTGGGCAACGCTTGCGCGTACGCCCGACGATATTGTGCGGCAAGAGTTGCGAAGTCCTGAATCACAGGATTAGAGCTGGACAGCGCCAATTCTTCGAGCGCATCGGCTTGGCTGTTCATTACCGGGATGACGGCGTCCATAACGGCTCGTTGTTCAGGAGTCCAATCGCTGGCGGAGATCGCCGAATCGATCGCCTGCCACGCTTTCGTCTCCGACTCGAACTTGTCCGTTAGTCGGTCCCATTCGGGGCAACCAGGGTCGGGCGACTCCATGAACCGCCTAGGATCAGCGGGATCGCTTAGTGGCGCGACGGCCGACGGCGGAGACGGCGAGGGGATGAGCGGACCCCGCGCTTGAGCCGAGCCGTAAGTAATTGCGGCACAGGTGTAGACGAGGGTCGCAGTCGCGCCCATGAAGACGCCAGCCAGATAATTGGATTCGGGCGTATACGTGGCGATTGTTTCGCTATACGCGCGTGCGTAAGCGATGAACTGTTCGTAAACTTCGCGCATTACGCGGTGCGGCGTGAGTTGCGCTAGAGCTACGGTTTGGTCTGCCGCTGCGGTGGCCGCCTTCCCGACCTCCTCGTACTGTGCGCGCTGCTCTGGACTCCAATCTGTGGAGGGAATAGCCGGATCACGCTTGTTCCAGCCCCTTCGCTGGACAGCGACGAATGTGTCGTTGATGGGACCCCAAGCAGCGCAACTCGGATCTTCGGTGATGATGTTCGCGGGGCCCTTGTCGTCGGCGCTCGCCAATCCGAAGGTCTCGCCTGTGGGTGACGGACCGTCGTCTGCATCATCCTTCGTGACCGAAATTGTCACTGCCGCAGTCACTCCGATGACCACAAGCAAGGCAATCGCGCCGAGCCCCCACTTCCAGCCATTGCCGCGCTTCTTCGGCACCGGTCCGACGCCCCACGGCTGCTGCGGACCCGGATAGCCTTGTGGCGGATAGGGATTCCCAGGCGGCGGCGGACCGCCAGGCGGAGGCGGAGGTGGCGGCCCGCCAGGCGGCGGGAAACTCACAGCGCGATCTCCGGGCCGGACTCAGCAGGACGTGTGGGCGCGGGCTTCGACGCAGCCGGTGCCGGCGGTGTGGGCTCTGGCGCACCTACGTCCGGCACCCGCTCACCACCCGAACTCGAAGCCCCAGGTGCCGCTTCGGATCGCGGCTCCGTCTTCTCCTCGTCGGGCCGCTCCTCGCGCGCCTCTTCCGGCATCAGCGTCTCGTCCTCGGCAACCTTCTCGTCACCCCCGCCGGACTGCGCCATCTGAGCCGCCTGCTGCACAGCGGTCTGAACGCCCTGCATCATCGCCTGTGGGATCGCGGCGGCCATGCCCGCCAACTGCATTGGAATCTGCGCGGCCTGCTGAGCCAGCTGCATCGGCATCTGCATCAGCTGGCCCATCTGATCGGACTGTCCCGGGCCCGCGGCCGGGGCGCCCGCCGCGCCCGAACCAACCGATCCCGCCCCACCTCCGCCCGCTGTTTGGCCGCCCCCGCCAGCACCATCCACGTCCTCGAGGATCCCCAACTGCTTGAGGATCTCCTCGGCGATCCGTCGATCGGCGGCGTCATAGCTATCCGCGGCCTCCATGACGTTCTGGGCAAAGCGGACCAGCTCGTCTTTGGCGATCGGCATCTGAGCCAGCACCGGATCGACGACCTCGGACACCCGGCCCGCGATCGCCGTCGACAGGGCATCTGCTCCAGAAGGGCTGAACGAGGCGGGCGGTTCCGGGAGCAATCCCGCGATGGTCTCCAACTTGCCGCCGGACTGACGGACCAGCGCGGTATCGACCCGCAAATCCTCAGTCACGCTTACTCCCCATGGCAATCGGCTTCGCGCTGAGTGCTTGGCAAGCCCCCTGCGCCATCACGACGAAAATGCTACCGGAA
The sequence above is drawn from the Mycobacterium gallinarum genome and encodes:
- a CDS encoding PPE family protein, whose protein sequence is MEWHGMPPEVNTARLMLGAGPAPMLQAAAGWEALAISLETQADELAASLAALTSVWSGSASERAVSSTMPMVTWLRTVSAQAMKRAMQAIAQANAYTTAMATTPPLAEIEQNHITHAVLEATNFFWVNTIPIALNEIDYFVRMWNQAAGAMDVYQAETLLNLMFELIAPPKPVVMPGVGESGAAAALASAAAMAPAAAIRNAAIAQVSAQGKAESVALIAGQAAGQASMAEQRAQGSVQRADNEVQQTGQQSQLPQQGMQMGMQMASQIGSAVGQIPQQASQMIMQPMQQLTQPLQQVSSLFSSLGGADKAQIGLIGASPLSNHPLAGGSGAGSGAGLVRAASLPGAGGTAPRTPLLANLIGESKPLVSTGAAAGAGGMGLAPVGAGGGMGPMGAMGQRGKSGGSKQGLTAPSVLPQDLSEDEEDDW
- a CDS encoding WXG100 family type VII secretion target → MPAGMETDAAVLAKEAGNFERISGELQAIMSQVDATANGLRPAWQGDSGTAAQAALVRYQEAAQTQRTLLDEISMNIHSSGTDYTATDTDQASVVQTAMTNMGI
- a CDS encoding WXG100 family type VII secretion target, coding for MSSTGQQVWNFGAIEGGAGEVGGAAARVHGLLDEGKASLAALQSVWGGSGSEAYLAVQTRWDNTSLELNTALQQLGHAISEAGMTMAQTEAAVTAKFV
- a CDS encoding MinD/ParA family ATP-binding protein, which produces MSADYDRLFHASGSSVDAMPTADDADRDVAVTGPGRSEVTPPAMPVDPNKTQAAAAPAPRQTEVTTQMPAARPAAPQRPQPNGMMRTPKATGPAGARFEQQRPAPIPAPRPAPAPAPSQHFAESPSDMDLVRRVGQPAQTSAATIGNHRAIDALSHVGVKSAVKMPSQRGWRHLLYLLTRINLGLSPDELYEMDLHTRIRRNARDSYQIGVFGLKGGVGKTAITVSLGSALSKVRGDRILAIDADPDGGNLADRAGRQSAATIADLLSDKELARYNDIRAYTSMNGSNLEVLSSDDYSAARREFDDEDWKEATSIVSRYYNLVLADCGAGLFQPAARGVLSTVSGLVIVASASIDGARQAAITMDWLRQNGYQDLLGRSCVVINHVVPGKPNIDIEDLVQQFERHVPPGRVIVLPYDKHIAAGTEIQLDLLGKDFRRRVIELAAALSDDFDRLERR
- the eccD gene encoding type VII secretion integral membrane protein EccD: MTSTAAAAPASGVTPGRPSTTRVTILTGRRMTDLVLPASAPIETYIDETVSVLAELLEDTPKDVLAGFDFSVQGVWAFARPGAPPLRFNESLDDAGVVDGSLLTLVSVSRTERYRPLVEDVIDAIAVLDESPEFDRTALNRFVGLAIPFTALAVSVMSLVVWSRSGHAWWWAVALAVLGLGLLGGSMLATNRYQNINMSESLLVASIPTLAAAAALAVPLPIGYGGLGAPQAAGAAAVVLLLTLATRGGPRKRAELASFLAVASIAGSAAAVAFGYGWQYWVPAGAIAFGLIVVTNAAKLTVAVARIALPPIPAPGETVGSEELLDPVAAPIGDESPTWQAIIESVPDSAARLHERSQLATRLLIGFVTAGALVLAIGAITVVVQGHFFVHSMIVAGLVTSICGFRSRLYAERWCAWALLAAVVVIPTGLMVKLSLWDPDRAWLVLALYVALGIVTLIVIGAASSVQRVSPVTKRILELVDGAAIAAIIPLLLWIASVYDLLRNLRF
- a CDS encoding type VII secretion target, translating into MSGNLPGFDPEVLRTATVAFGDAADGLSRIRADEVVGDAAASLGQLLTAESCRRAQEGITAALTEAIESVREYSERLDDAVRAYSRQDQQVADDIGNVDIPS
- a CDS encoding WXG100 family type VII secretion target, with protein sequence MATSISAVEASQPERLVSAAADVGAMASQLDNLITMQRESLAELRDGWTGGAADAAIARGEQNLTVQEALRDRLHTLQGVLASGGGQLNSARTALLDMVGELRGQGWEISDDGVTTPPPNLSEAFRSVPQAYTLMIQRLLETYAVIDDETADGFPIFEPGG
- a CDS encoding secretion protein EccK; the encoded protein is MPVSAARAHREAAAAAATAGALRRRSPGNDPAVLAQRIAAALNVGITDVGFVWLTGLAKDGSIVVANNYGLGYIPDGVNLPEQVTMATADESIPATVRGTWTTYPILALHGWAQHHNTDLRAVIATEDQFKGFDPGAPKIVLRPDDIPESGTMEGRHRLQVIAPDAAVKLAAVSSTGLPDLLPPAQADANAPEDKRAQLWFEVFRPLLSNAPERAVVQIEAFVTYAEHAQELALYRAHTTVDPADQRAAIADWIYWQHLSVLMSDAIATEATV